Proteins from one Rosa chinensis cultivar Old Blush chromosome 7, RchiOBHm-V2, whole genome shotgun sequence genomic window:
- the LOC112178617 gene encoding beta-amylase 3, chloroplastic-like translates to MKASLEASEEAQGKREWGRTGPHDSGQYNQFPEDTGFFKRDGTWNTEYGQFFLEWYSEKLLRHGDRHLAAAKGVFQGTGAKLSGKVAGIHWHYRTRSHAAELTAGNYNTRLRDGYIPTAKMFSKHGVVLNFTCMEMKDGEQPDNANCSPEGLVWQVKMATKSAGIELAGENALERYDSGAYGQVLATSRSDSGNALSAFTYLRLNKRLFEGDNWRNMVEFVKGMAEGGRNERLSECDSTGTDIFVRFIKEKNVQEKKETVLV, encoded by the coding sequence ATGAAAGCTTCCCTGGAAGCATCAGAAGAGGCACAAGGAAAGAGAGAATGGGGAAGGACTGGACCCCATGATTCCGGCCAGTACAATCAGTTTCCTGAAGACACCGGATTTTTCAAAAGAGATGGAACCTGGAATACCGAGTATGGACAGTTCTTCCTCGAATGGTACTCAGAGAAGCTATTAAGGCACGGAGATAGACACTTGGCAGCTGCAAAAGGAGTGTTCCAAGGAACTGGAGCTAAACTATCTGGAAAGGTAGCTGGGATTCATTGGCACTACAGAACAAGATCCCATGCTGCTGAATTAACTGCTGGCAACTATAATACTAGACTTAGAGATGGTTACATACCAACAGCAAAAATGTTCAGCAAACATGGGGTTGTATTAAACTTCACCTGCATGGAAATGAAAGATGGAGAACAGCCTGACAATGCAAATTGCTCACCCGAGGGGTTAGTCTGGCAAGTAAAGATGGCAACCAAGAGTGCTGGAATTGAACTTGCAGGAGAGAATGCACTGGAGAGGTATGATTCTGGTGCATATGGACAAGTTTTGGCCACAAGCAGATCAGATTCCGGCAATGCGTTGAGTGCTTTCACATACCTAAGATTGAATAAGAGATTGTTCGAAGGGGACAACTGGCGGAACATGGTTGAATTTGTGAAAGGAATGGCTGAAGGAGGCCGGAATGAAAGACTGTCAGAGTGTGACTCCACTGGAACCGACATTTTTGTCCGGTTTATCAAGGAGAAGAATGTCCAGGAAAAAAAGGAAACTGTTCTTGTGTAG
- the LOC112178615 gene encoding uncharacterized protein LOC112178615 isoform X1, producing the protein MSPPPGLRRQGEEHLVCRLHKSLYGLKQASRQWFSRFSEVIRSAGFVQSRADYSLFTRRQGKSFTVLLIYVDDILITGNDPVSIADVKKFLHKTFRLKDLGNLKYFLGIEVSASKRGIFICQRKYALEIIKDAGLLGAAPVDTPMERGLKLSDKIELLKDPEKYRRLVGRLIYLTVSRPDITYPVHILSRFMHQPRKAHWETALRVVRYLKSAPGQGLFFSSNSDLRLRAFCDSDWAGCPLTRRSTTGYCVFLGPSLISWKSKRQKTVSLSSAEAEYRAMTGACCELTWLRYLLQDLGILHQETTLLYCDNKAALHIAANPVFHERTRHIEMDCHYIRDKIQDGSVETQFVSSGNQLADVLTKALGKEDFELMIRKLGVQDIHSPT; encoded by the coding sequence ATGTCTCCACCGCCTGGGCTCCGGAGACAGGGGGAGGAGCATTTGGTTTGTCGGTTGCATAAATCCTTGTACGGTCTGAAACAGGCTTCAAGGCAGTGGTTTTCTAGATTTTCAGAAGTTATTCGGTCTGCTGGCTTTGTGCAATCTAGAGCAGACTACTCTCTTTTTACCAGGAGGCAAGGCAAGTCTTTTACAGTCTTAttgatatatgttgatgatatattAATTACTGGCAATGATCCTGTGAGTATAGCTGATGTCAAGAAATTTTTGCATAAAACATTCCGTTTGAAAGATCTTGGCAATTTAAAGTATTTTCTTGGCATTGAAGTGTCAGCATCTAAGAGAGGGATATTTATTTGTCAGCGCAAGTATGCGTTAGAAATTATAAAAGATGCAGGATTATTGGGTGCTGCTCCTGTTGACACACCCATGGAACGTGGATTAAAGTTGTCAGATAAGATTGAGTTACTCAAAGATCCAGAGAAGTATAGGCGTTTGGTTGGAAGATTGATTTATCTCACAGTGTCAAGGCCGGACATTACATATCCTGTTCATATATTAAGCAGGTTTATGCATCAGCCTCGAAAAGCTCATTGGGAAACAGCTTTGCGAGTGGTACGCTACCTCAAGTCAGCTCCTGGTCAAGGCTTGTTCTTTTCCTCAAATAGTGATCTTCGGCTACGAGCTTTTTGTGACTCAGATTGGGCAGGATGTCCACTTACAAGAAGGTCTACTACAGGGTATTGTGTGTTCCTGGGGCCTTCTTTAATTTCATGGAAGTCAAAACGTCAGAAAACAGTCTCTCTTTCTTCAGCTGAAGCAGAGTATCGTGCTATGACAGGAGCTTGCTGTGAATTAACTTGGCTACGTTATTTGCTTCAAGACTTGGGGATTTTACACCAGGAAACGACATTGctctattgtgacaacaaggctgcTTTACATATAGCAGCAAATCCAGTGTTTCATGAACGTACAAGGCATATAGAAATGGATTGTCACTATATCAGGGATAAGATTCAAGATGGTTCAGTGGAGACACAATTTGTGAGTTCTGGAAATCAACTGGCTGATGTTCTAACTAAAGCTCTTGGCAAGGAGGACTTCGAACTtatgattcgcaagttgggTGTGCAGGatatccactctccaacttga
- the LOC112178615 gene encoding uncharacterized protein LOC112178615 isoform X2: MSPPPGLRRQGEEHLVCRLHKSLYGLKQASRQWFSRFSEVIRSAGFVQSRADYSLFTRRQGKSFTVLLIYVDDILITGNDPVSIADVKKFLHKTFRLKDLGNLKYFLGIEVSASKRGIFICQRKYALEIIKDAGLLGAAPVDTPMERGLKLSALRVVRYLKSAPGQGLFFSSNSDLRLRAFCDSDWAGCPLTRRSTTGYCVFLGPSLISWKSKRQKTVSLSSAEAEYRAMTGACCELTWLRYLLQDLGILHQETTLLYCDNKAALHIAANPVFHERTRHIEMDCHYIRDKIQDGSVETQFVSSGNQLADVLTKALGKEDFELMIRKLGVQDIHSPT, encoded by the exons ATGTCTCCACCGCCTGGGCTCCGGAGACAGGGGGAGGAGCATTTGGTTTGTCGGTTGCATAAATCCTTGTACGGTCTGAAACAGGCTTCAAGGCAGTGGTTTTCTAGATTTTCAGAAGTTATTCGGTCTGCTGGCTTTGTGCAATCTAGAGCAGACTACTCTCTTTTTACCAGGAGGCAAGGCAAGTCTTTTACAGTCTTAttgatatatgttgatgatatattAATTACTGGCAATGATCCTGTGAGTATAGCTGATGTCAAGAAATTTTTGCATAAAACATTCCGTTTGAAAGATCTTGGCAATTTAAAGTATTTTCTTGGCATTGAAGTGTCAGCATCTAAGAGAGGGATATTTATTTGTCAGCGCAAGTATGCGTTAGAAATTATAAAAGATGCAGGATTATTGGGTGCTGCTCCTGTTGACACACCCATGGAACGTGGATTAAAGTTGTCAG CTTTGCGAGTGGTACGCTACCTCAAGTCAGCTCCTGGTCAAGGCTTGTTCTTTTCCTCAAATAGTGATCTTCGGCTACGAGCTTTTTGTGACTCAGATTGGGCAGGATGTCCACTTACAAGAAGGTCTACTACAGGGTATTGTGTGTTCCTGGGGCCTTCTTTAATTTCATGGAAGTCAAAACGTCAGAAAACAGTCTCTCTTTCTTCAGCTGAAGCAGAGTATCGTGCTATGACAGGAGCTTGCTGTGAATTAACTTGGCTACGTTATTTGCTTCAAGACTTGGGGATTTTACACCAGGAAACGACATTGctctattgtgacaacaaggctgcTTTACATATAGCAGCAAATCCAGTGTTTCATGAACGTACAAGGCATATAGAAATGGATTGTCACTATATCAGGGATAAGATTCAAGATGGTTCAGTGGAGACACAATTTGTGAGTTCTGGAAATCAACTGGCTGATGTTCTAACTAAAGCTCTTGGCAAGGAGGACTTCGAACTtatgattcgcaagttgggTGTGCAGGatatccactctccaacttga